Proteins encoded together in one Monomorium pharaonis isolate MP-MQ-018 chromosome 8, ASM1337386v2, whole genome shotgun sequence window:
- the LOC105832587 gene encoding odorant receptor 9a, with the protein MSFFDNHYYYLNKIFLRIIGQWPFQSRLESNLTFVAASLSILTLGALESWGLVAGISNLSIIMDNAAPLLVISIVNIKLYNCVFTRNKMKMLLEDIEETWKMKRSEPEKKILQHYAEESKDFTIRYAIALYAAWLFYCGTPLVITWIDKLLPKHTNETYTARFLYRIEHVLDMDKYYNLLMLHAFIGVFYLLSVLIAIDSIFTVCIQHICALFECIRYNIEQTRTLDTVLLQPNIENDEAYRNLIGCIKSYKHVLKLSHVLSSNYAVSFLFLLGNVVISLSFGWAQFIIVDTQLDEKIRILFGNMTQLLHIYGLCSISQRLINHSCEFQGVIYSCNWYRMSLRSRHFLRFTLLRSMKPCELKAGKVFVMSMEIFSSILKVCLSYITMLTSLQ; encoded by the exons ATGTCTTTCTTTGACAATCACTACTATTAtctcaacaaaatatttctaagaatAATCGGCCAATGGCCATTTCAATCGCGACTGGAGAGCAACCTGACGTTTGTTGCCGCGTCTTTGTCCATTTTAACTTTGGGAGCTTTGGAG TCTTGGGGCTTAGTAGCTGGGATATCGAATCTGAGCATCATCATGGACAATGCAGCGCCCTTACTGGTGATCAGCATAGTCAACATAAAGCTTTATAACTGTGTTTTTACTCGTAACAAA ATGAAAATGCTTTTGGAGGATATCGAAGAGACATGGAAGATGAAACGCTCGGAGCcagagaaaaagatattgcAGCATTACGCGGAGGAAAGCAAAGATTTCACGATACGATATGCGA TTGCTCTTTACGCGGCATGGCTTTTCTATTGTGGGACACCGCTTGTCATTACTTGGATCGATAAACTTTTACCGAAACATACAAACGAAACATACACGGCCAGGTTTCTGTATCGTATAGAACATGTTCTCGACATGGACAAATATTACAACCTGTTGATGCTTCACGCGTTTATCGGCGTATTCTACTTACTTTCCGTGCTAATAGCTATCGATTCCATATTCACAGTTTGTATTCAGCATATCTGTGCATTGTTCGAATGCATACG atataACATAGAGCAAACACGAACCTTGGATACTGTATTGTTGCAACCAAATATTGAAAACGATGAAGCGTATCGTAACTTAATTGGCTGCATTAAATCCTACAAACATGTCTTAAA aCTTTCCCATGTGCTCTCATCTAACTATGCAGTatcatttctctttttattggGAAATGTAGTTATAAGCTTAAGCTTCGGCTGGGCACAG tttataataGTAGACACCCAACTGGATGAAAAGATTAGAATTCTCTTTGGTAACATGACACAATTGCTACATATATATGGTCTTTGTTCGATTTCTCAAAGATTGATCAATCACAGCTGCGAATTTCAAGGAGTAAT TTACAGCTGCAACTGGTATAGGATGTCATTAAGGTCGAGGCATTTTTTGAGATTTACATTACTGCGTTCTATGAAACCATGTGAATTAAAAGCTGGTAAGGTTTTCGTAATGTCAATGGAGATCTTTAGCTCG atcttaAAAGTATGCTTATCGTACATCACGATGCTTACATCACTACAATGA